A section of the Prevotella melaninogenica genome encodes:
- a CDS encoding TonB-dependent receptor — protein sequence MNKHFLLATLCLCPLGLYAHKATDSKATTLRSNTPVQRVIRGIDEDKTRQRFTLSGYVKDRNGEPLINATIYDLTTRQGTMTNAYGHFSLTLGEGRHEIRCSYVGYKTLVETIELTANQNHDIILQNEAQLDEVVITTDLNSPLLKTQTGKISLSPKDIKTEYALLSSPDVIKTLQRTSGVSDGMELASGLYVHGGNSDENLFLLDGTPLYHTNHTLGLFSSFNADVVKNVDFYKSGFPARYGGRLSSVIDVRTADGDLYNTHGSYRIGLLDGAFHIEGPIRKGKTSYNFGLRRSWLDLLTRPAFALMNSGNNNDEKINMSYFFHDLNFKLTNIFNDRSRMSLSVYSGEDRLDAKDESYYKSSSSYEDKDIYTNRFHWGNFNAALDWNYQFSPKLFANFTAVYTHNRSTVSSSDEWKVMKDGQVDRLAITSHGYRSSIDDLGYRAAFDFRPNPRHHIRFGHDYTYHRFQPQTNSRFDSYQGEGMAKTDTIASHSHNKNVAHQLTFYAEDEMMLNEKWSLNGGVNADIFSISGKTFSTLSPRLAMKFQPNDRLSFKASYTLMSQFVHKIANSFLDLPTDYWVPTTARLHPMRSWQVAAGAYMKPNKHWLLSLEAYYKHSSHILQYSSWVGLEPPAANWDYFVMEGEGRSYGVELDADYNIANLNLHGSYTLSWTEKKFDDFYDGWYYDKFDNRHKFTFTGRWNITKKIAAFAAWTFRTGNRMTIPTQYIGLPNVPDQSAEALNFTWNSDGGLNFAYEKPNNIILPAYHRLDIGFDFRHTTKKGNERIWNLSFYNAYCHLNSMWVRVKIDDKKQMKIKNMAFIPVIPSFSYTFKF from the coding sequence ATGAACAAACATTTCTTATTGGCTACCTTATGCCTATGCCCTTTGGGTTTATACGCGCATAAGGCCACTGATTCTAAGGCTACTACTTTGAGAAGTAACACGCCTGTACAAAGAGTAATTCGGGGTATTGATGAGGACAAAACACGACAGCGTTTTACACTCAGTGGATATGTGAAAGACCGCAATGGTGAACCCCTTATCAATGCAACAATCTACGATCTCACTACACGACAAGGTACCATGACCAATGCCTACGGACATTTCTCGCTCACATTAGGTGAGGGACGGCACGAAATTAGATGTAGCTACGTAGGTTATAAGACGCTTGTCGAAACCATAGAACTTACTGCCAATCAAAATCATGACATCATCTTGCAGAACGAAGCACAGTTGGATGAGGTAGTGATAACGACCGACCTTAACTCGCCTTTGCTGAAAACACAGACTGGTAAAATTTCTCTCTCACCAAAGGATATTAAAACGGAATACGCATTGTTGAGTAGTCCGGACGTTATCAAGACCTTGCAGCGCACGAGTGGTGTGTCAGACGGTATGGAACTTGCCAGCGGACTCTATGTACATGGTGGAAACAGCGACGAAAACCTCTTCCTCCTCGATGGTACACCGCTCTATCATACCAACCACACCTTAGGTCTTTTCTCCTCGTTCAATGCGGACGTTGTGAAGAATGTCGACTTCTATAAGAGTGGATTCCCAGCACGCTATGGCGGTCGTTTGTCGAGTGTCATCGACGTGCGTACGGCTGATGGCGACCTTTATAACACCCATGGCAGCTATCGTATCGGTCTGCTCGATGGTGCCTTCCATATCGAAGGACCAATCAGAAAGGGCAAGACATCCTATAACTTCGGCTTGCGTCGTAGCTGGTTAGACCTCTTGACACGTCCTGCCTTTGCGCTAATGAACAGTGGAAACAATAATGACGAAAAGATAAATATGTCTTATTTCTTCCACGACTTGAACTTTAAGCTGACCAATATCTTCAACGACCGCTCACGTATGTCGCTGAGTGTTTATTCAGGTGAAGACCGATTAGATGCAAAAGACGAGTCGTATTACAAAAGTAGTAGCAGCTATGAAGATAAAGACATCTATACAAATCGATTCCATTGGGGCAACTTCAATGCTGCACTCGACTGGAATTACCAGTTCTCACCAAAGCTCTTTGCTAACTTCACAGCCGTTTATACGCACAATCGTTCAACGGTATCGAGCTCAGATGAATGGAAGGTGATGAAAGATGGACAGGTAGACCGATTGGCGATTACCTCACATGGCTATCGTTCTTCTATCGATGACCTTGGCTATCGAGCAGCTTTCGACTTCCGTCCAAACCCACGTCATCACATTCGCTTCGGTCATGACTATACTTATCACCGCTTCCAGCCACAGACCAACAGCCGTTTTGACAGCTATCAGGGCGAAGGTATGGCAAAGACTGACACCATTGCGAGCCACAGTCATAACAAGAATGTGGCGCATCAACTGACCTTCTATGCCGAAGACGAAATGATGCTAAACGAGAAGTGGAGCCTCAACGGCGGTGTGAATGCAGATATCTTCAGTATCAGCGGTAAGACCTTCTCAACGCTGAGTCCACGTCTGGCAATGAAGTTCCAGCCTAACGACCGTCTTTCTTTCAAGGCAAGCTACACGTTGATGAGCCAGTTTGTACATAAGATTGCCAACTCGTTCCTCGATCTTCCAACCGACTATTGGGTGCCAACGACAGCTCGTCTACATCCAATGCGCTCTTGGCAGGTGGCAGCAGGTGCCTATATGAAACCAAACAAACACTGGTTGCTCTCATTAGAAGCCTATTACAAGCATTCAAGCCATATCCTGCAATATTCAAGTTGGGTAGGACTGGAGCCACCAGCAGCCAATTGGGACTATTTCGTTATGGAGGGCGAAGGCCGCTCGTATGGTGTTGAGTTGGATGCTGATTACAACATTGCCAACCTCAACCTGCATGGTTCTTACACGCTGTCGTGGACAGAGAAGAAGTTTGATGACTTCTACGATGGATGGTACTATGATAAGTTTGACAACCGTCATAAGTTCACCTTCACTGGTCGTTGGAACATCACGAAGAAGATTGCAGCCTTTGCCGCATGGACCTTCCGCACCGGTAACCGCATGACCATCCCAACACAGTATATCGGATTGCCAAATGTACCAGACCAGTCTGCCGAAGCCTTGAACTTCACTTGGAATAGTGACGGTGGCTTGAACTTTGCTTACGAAAAGCCAAACAACATCATCTTGCCAGCTTATCATCGTCTTGACATCGGCTTCGACTTCCGTCATACGACCAAGAAGGGCAATGAGCGCATCTGGAACCTCAGTTTCTATAATGCTTATTGCCACCTGAACTCTATGTGGGTACGTGTGAAAATCGACGATAAAAAACAGATGAAGATAAAGAACATGGCGTTCATCCCTGTTATTCCATCGTTCAGTTATACATTTAAATTCTAA
- a CDS encoding DUF4249 domain-containing protein produces the protein MKKILFFLFLALSVMSCKDEFNVSNLPEAKAKLVVYCMPSTADTTYITVSRSIPLKQYNATQKNVLIDDATISYQLNGQTMPVTALGNGRYRVVGKQKAGDKVQLRVEAQGLEAVEASTEIPQAIGISHLATRMVRMKEDPSSSVKDFLQLQATFTDPTETHDYYAVCVRRKMLRNFHVACYRNMGGEMQVVRVYYDYDEYLETSKYQQWDSTSIEYQYDNFYVPITTASEPLLNPLSDIDDDFDFSSDFYQNFYIFDDATINGKTYTLHLNIEPFVRAANMSDKAAKELKRLYNIEEGVEVELYHITPAYYRFLQALNDVSNNSLAQAGLSNIRTTYSNVRNGMGICAGFNVQKR, from the coding sequence ATGAAAAAGATATTATTTTTCCTCTTCCTTGCCCTGTCGGTAATGAGTTGCAAGGATGAATTCAACGTCAGCAACCTGCCTGAGGCAAAGGCAAAGTTGGTTGTCTATTGTATGCCTTCTACTGCTGACACCACTTATATCACAGTGTCACGTAGCATACCTTTGAAACAATATAACGCAACACAGAAGAATGTGCTAATTGACGATGCAACTATCAGCTATCAGTTGAACGGACAAACCATGCCGGTGACAGCCTTAGGCAATGGTCGCTATCGTGTTGTGGGAAAGCAGAAAGCAGGCGATAAAGTGCAGTTGCGTGTTGAAGCACAAGGCTTAGAGGCTGTTGAGGCATCTACAGAGATTCCACAAGCCATTGGTATAAGCCACCTTGCGACGCGCATGGTGCGTATGAAGGAAGACCCTTCGTCAAGTGTAAAAGACTTCCTACAGCTGCAAGCAACCTTCACCGACCCTACTGAGACACACGACTACTATGCTGTATGTGTGAGAAGGAAGATGTTGCGCAATTTTCATGTGGCTTGCTACCGTAATATGGGAGGAGAAATGCAGGTAGTAAGAGTCTACTACGATTACGACGAATATTTAGAGACGAGCAAATATCAACAATGGGATAGCACCTCTATCGAATATCAGTACGATAACTTCTATGTGCCTATTACTACGGCAAGTGAACCATTGCTGAATCCACTGTCTGATATAGACGACGATTTCGACTTTAGTAGTGACTTCTATCAGAACTTCTATATCTTTGATGATGCTACCATCAACGGCAAGACCTATACCCTTCATCTGAACATTGAGCCGTTTGTACGTGCCGCAAATATGTCTGATAAGGCAGCGAAGGAGTTAAAGAGATTGTATAATATTGAGGAAGGTGTGGAGGTAGAACTCTATCATATCACCCCTGCTTACTATCGTTTCTTGCAGGCGTTGAACGATGTTTCAAACAACTCTCTTGCCCAAGCAGGTCTCTCCAATATCCGTACTACTTACAGCAACGTGCGGAATGGTATGGGTATTTGTGCTGGGTTTAATGTGCAAAAGAGGTAA
- a CDS encoding OmpA family protein has translation MKNMKMIAAGMCFLTVVSCQTKQGTGALIGGGAGAALGGIVGQIIGRNGKSTAIGAAIGGAVGAGAGALIGRHMDKVAREAAQQLPNARVDKVTDANGLDCVKVTFDSGILFPLNGSNLSAAAKNDLTKFASLMQRNSDCDVAIQGYTDASGNDNINLPLSQRRAEAVSSYLKGRGVSSRQIRSVQGFGSANPIENKTVSQANRRVEVYLYASSEMIRQANNGSL, from the coding sequence ATGAAGAATATGAAAATGATAGCAGCAGGAATGTGTTTCCTCACTGTTGTAAGTTGTCAGACAAAGCAAGGTACAGGTGCATTAATCGGTGGCGGTGCTGGTGCAGCATTGGGCGGCATCGTTGGTCAGATTATAGGTCGTAATGGTAAGAGTACAGCTATCGGTGCAGCTATTGGTGGTGCTGTTGGTGCTGGTGCTGGTGCCCTCATTGGTCGTCACATGGACAAGGTAGCACGTGAGGCTGCACAGCAGTTGCCTAACGCACGTGTCGATAAGGTGACAGATGCTAATGGTTTAGACTGTGTGAAGGTAACCTTCGACTCTGGTATTCTCTTCCCATTGAACGGTTCAAACCTCAGCGCAGCTGCTAAGAACGACCTCACAAAGTTCGCTTCTTTGATGCAGCGCAACTCTGACTGTGACGTTGCTATACAGGGTTACACCGATGCTTCTGGTAATGATAACATCAATCTGCCATTGTCACAGCGTCGTGCAGAGGCTGTATCATCTTATCTCAAGGGCCGTGGCGTAAGCAGCCGTCAGATTCGTTCAGTACAGGGTTTTGGTAGTGCAAACCCTATCGAGAACAAGACTGTTAGTCAGGCTAACCGCCGTGTAGAGGTTTACCTCTATGCTTCATCAGAGATGATTCGTCAGGCAAACAACGGTTCATTGTAA
- the proS gene encoding proline--tRNA ligase, whose amino-acid sequence MAKELKEMTKRADNYSQWYNDLVIKADLIEQSAVRGCMVIKPYGYAIWEKIQAQLDKMFKETGVQNAYFPMLIPKSFLSREAEHVKGFAKECAVVTHYRLKATEDGNAVEVDPNARLEEELIIRPTSETIIWNTYKNWIHSWRDLPLMCNQWCNVMRWEMRTRPFLRTSEFLWQEGHTAHATREEAEKEAQTMLRVYADFAEKWLAVPVVQGVKSETERFAGALDTYTIEAMMQDGKALQSGTSHFLGQNFAKSFDVTFLNKENKPEYVWATSWGVSTRLIGALIMTHSDDNGLVLPPKIAPIQVVIVPIFKGEEQLKELTDKLQPVIDQLRALGITVKYDDADNKRPGFKFADYELKGVPVRLAMGGRDLENNTIEVMRRDTLEKESVSFDGIVERIKNLLDEIQDNIFKKAKDFRDAHIYECENYEEFKEKVKDGGFFLCHWDGTEETEAKIKEDTQATIRCVPYMFEQTPGVDMVSGKPAKYRVLIARSY is encoded by the coding sequence ATGGCAAAAGAACTGAAAGAAATGACCAAGAGAGCAGACAACTACTCTCAGTGGTACAATGACTTGGTAATAAAGGCAGACTTAATTGAGCAGTCTGCTGTTCGTGGTTGTATGGTTATCAAGCCATACGGCTATGCTATCTGGGAGAAGATTCAGGCACAGCTTGACAAGATGTTTAAGGAGACGGGTGTACAGAATGCTTACTTCCCAATGCTGATTCCTAAGAGCTTCCTCTCTCGTGAGGCTGAGCACGTAAAGGGATTTGCCAAGGAGTGTGCCGTGGTTACTCACTACCGCTTGAAGGCTACAGAAGATGGTAATGCTGTTGAGGTTGACCCTAATGCAAGACTGGAGGAGGAGCTTATTATCCGTCCTACCAGTGAGACAATCATCTGGAACACTTATAAAAACTGGATTCACTCTTGGCGCGATCTGCCATTGATGTGCAACCAGTGGTGTAACGTTATGCGTTGGGAGATGCGTACTCGTCCTTTCCTCCGCACATCTGAGTTCCTCTGGCAGGAGGGTCACACTGCTCACGCTACACGTGAGGAAGCAGAGAAGGAGGCACAGACCATGTTGCGTGTTTACGCTGACTTCGCTGAGAAGTGGCTCGCTGTACCAGTCGTACAGGGTGTAAAGAGTGAGACTGAACGTTTCGCTGGTGCGTTGGATACCTATACGATTGAGGCAATGATGCAGGACGGTAAGGCTCTTCAGAGCGGTACATCTCACTTCTTAGGTCAGAACTTTGCAAAGTCATTCGACGTTACCTTCCTTAACAAGGAGAACAAGCCAGAGTATGTATGGGCTACCTCTTGGGGTGTTAGTACTCGTCTTATCGGTGCGCTCATCATGACCCACTCTGACGATAACGGTCTTGTTCTTCCTCCAAAGATTGCCCCTATTCAGGTGGTTATCGTACCAATCTTCAAGGGTGAGGAGCAGTTGAAGGAACTCACAGACAAGTTGCAGCCAGTTATCGATCAGCTTCGTGCGTTGGGAATCACCGTTAAGTATGACGATGCCGACAACAAGCGTCCGGGCTTTAAGTTCGCTGACTACGAGTTGAAGGGTGTGCCAGTACGCCTCGCTATGGGTGGTCGTGACTTGGAGAACAACACTATCGAGGTGATGCGTCGTGACACCTTGGAGAAGGAGAGCGTAAGTTTCGACGGTATTGTTGAGCGCATCAAGAACCTTCTCGACGAGATTCAGGACAACATCTTCAAGAAGGCTAAGGACTTCCGTGATGCTCATATCTACGAGTGTGAGAACTATGAGGAGTTCAAGGAGAAGGTGAAGGACGGTGGTTTCTTCCTCTGCCACTGGGATGGAACAGAGGAGACTGAGGCGAAGATTAAGGAAGACACGCAGGCAACCATCCGTTGTGTCCCTTATATGTTCGAGCAGACACCGGGCGTTGACATGGTAAGCGGCAAACCTGCTAAGTATCGTGTCCTCATCGCAAGATCATACTAA
- a CDS encoding RNA polymerase sigma factor RpoD/SigA encodes MRQLKISKSITNRSSEALDKYLVEIGREPMITVDEEIELAQEIHKGGRKGERAKEKLIKANLRFVVSVAKQYQHQGLSLTDLIDEGNIGLVKAAEKFDETRGFKFISYAVWWIRQSILQAIAEQSRIVRLPLNQVGAISKINQVTNEFVQKHNRRPSIHELAELTGIDEARIRQSQSADNHHMSIDAPFSDDDDNSMSDMLSSGDDSRTDRGVDFESMSDDLRAVLQNTLKDREIKIVTECFGIGCQEKGLEEIGTEMGLTRERVRQIREKAIEKIRESGNARVLMKYLG; translated from the coding sequence ATGAGACAACTTAAGATTTCAAAAAGTATCACCAACCGATCAAGTGAGGCACTGGATAAGTATCTCGTTGAGATTGGTCGTGAGCCGATGATTACCGTTGACGAAGAGATTGAGCTGGCGCAGGAAATCCACAAAGGCGGTCGCAAGGGCGAGCGTGCGAAGGAGAAACTGATTAAGGCTAACCTCCGTTTCGTCGTTTCTGTGGCTAAACAGTATCAGCACCAAGGTCTCTCTCTGACCGACCTTATCGACGAGGGAAACATTGGTTTGGTAAAAGCAGCTGAGAAATTCGATGAGACTCGTGGTTTTAAGTTTATCTCATACGCCGTTTGGTGGATTCGTCAAAGTATTCTGCAAGCTATCGCTGAGCAGAGCCGTATCGTGCGTCTTCCACTGAATCAGGTGGGCGCTATCTCAAAGATTAATCAGGTAACGAACGAGTTTGTACAGAAGCACAACCGTCGTCCATCTATCCATGAGTTGGCAGAACTGACTGGTATCGATGAGGCTCGCATCCGTCAGAGCCAAAGTGCAGACAACCATCACATGAGTATCGACGCGCCATTTAGCGATGATGACGACAACTCAATGAGTGATATGCTGTCTTCAGGTGACGACTCACGTACCGACCGTGGCGTTGATTTCGAGTCAATGTCAGACGACCTTCGTGCTGTTCTTCAGAACACTTTGAAGGATCGTGAGATAAAGATTGTCACCGAGTGTTTCGGTATCGGTTGCCAAGAGAAGGGTTTGGAGGAGATTGGAACAGAGATGGGTCTTACCCGTGAGCGTGTTCGCCAGATTCGTGAGAAGGCTATCGAGAAGATTCGCGAGAGCGGAAATGCACGCGTACTCATGAAGTACTTGGGATAA
- a CDS encoding S41 family peptidase, translating to MKKLILFTFVFLGLLLTAFVLYVWNQERTSLKWEDVQAYNADKIPVEPKDFQSDFEEMFKVIKDEYVYKDTKHLNLDSIHTACLQRLDTMRSKVAYSLLIKELFSNLKCAHANNVSIEEPWFIQGAHITVIDDRVFVDKPSDFAVKAGLLDKDEIVAVDGVPVNKWVTDYTKYVSASTDADRYFRAAKSILCSYTDSVKKLDIIRQGKPLTLTVHLQSKYIPEKNKEQDVTWKKLSSKVGYIDLRSMLDGVDKQFSKALTSLKQLPFLIVDLRNNGGGDSSVGDFIAQHLIKGKRTIWNGTTLSPSPDRYKGKVIVLSGPVTVSAAESFLITMKESGDAVVVGTPSAGDTGGNPRLFKTTHGLYYWFPIGHSFTHSPKGFPLEGEGIKPHHLVPMKVDDFLSGKDTQLSYAEELTHKM from the coding sequence ATGAAGAAACTTATTTTATTTACCTTTGTGTTTTTAGGACTGTTACTTACAGCCTTTGTTCTTTATGTTTGGAATCAGGAGCGTACGTCTTTAAAATGGGAAGATGTACAAGCGTATAATGCTGATAAGATACCTGTTGAACCAAAAGATTTTCAAAGTGATTTTGAAGAGATGTTTAAGGTTATCAAAGATGAGTATGTATATAAAGATACGAAGCATTTGAATCTCGACTCAATTCATACCGCCTGCCTTCAACGTCTTGACACAATGCGGTCGAAGGTGGCTTATTCATTGCTGATAAAGGAGCTTTTTAGTAACCTGAAATGTGCTCACGCAAATAATGTATCCATAGAGGAACCTTGGTTTATACAAGGTGCTCATATCACAGTGATTGATGATCGGGTGTTTGTTGACAAACCTTCTGACTTCGCTGTAAAGGCTGGTTTGCTGGATAAAGACGAGATTGTCGCGGTTGATGGTGTGCCAGTGAATAAATGGGTAACTGATTATACCAAGTATGTTTCGGCTTCTACAGATGCCGATCGTTACTTTAGAGCAGCAAAGAGTATATTATGTAGCTATACGGATTCGGTGAAGAAGTTGGACATTATCCGACAAGGCAAACCTCTAACGCTCACCGTTCATCTGCAATCTAAGTATATCCCTGAAAAGAATAAAGAACAAGATGTGACATGGAAGAAACTCTCTTCAAAGGTTGGATATATTGATTTGAGAAGTATGTTGGATGGAGTTGACAAGCAGTTCAGCAAAGCTTTGACGTCTTTAAAACAACTGCCATTCCTTATAGTGGACCTTCGCAATAATGGAGGAGGGGATAGTAGTGTCGGAGATTTTATAGCACAGCACCTGATAAAAGGCAAACGAACAATTTGGAACGGCACAACTTTGTCGCCTTCTCCAGATAGATATAAGGGAAAGGTGATTGTTCTTTCGGGACCTGTTACGGTTTCTGCCGCTGAGAGCTTCCTAATAACGATGAAGGAGAGTGGTGATGCTGTCGTGGTTGGTACGCCTTCTGCGGGTGATACTGGTGGTAATCCTCGTTTGTTTAAGACCACGCATGGATTGTACTACTGGTTTCCAATCGGTCATTCTTTTACTCATTCTCCGAAGGGATTCCCATTAGAAGGCGAAGGCATTAAGCCCCACCACCTTGTACCAATGAAGGTTGATGACTTCCTATCGGGGAAAGATACTCAACTATCTTATGCTGAAGAACTTACTCATAAAATGTGA
- a CDS encoding TonB-dependent receptor, with protein MKRKNIQKYILLLLFMLTAQLAFAQSFTLQGKVSDKDGNPIELASVMVVTQGKLSMTNLKGEFNMQLQSEDSVKVRFSMIGYKTKTRVLVRPKGKQTLLIQLADDNALEEVVVQGKAKQHGTTEELDIQKTKQGPSTSGNAVEEMVQTQAGVSTHSELSSQYNVRGGTFDENSVYINNIEVFRPFLVRSGQQEGLSIINPDMVEGVGFSTGGFEAKYGDKMSSALDITYKRPKKTEASISASLLGASAYLGLATKKLTWTNGVRYKTNRYLLGSLQTKGEYRPSFLDYQTYLSWQPNKRWQVDFIGNISENRYNFEPEDRETNFGTLQNVKKFRVYFDGQEKDLFRTFFGSLAITRHLSSRTDLSLLASAFTTKEQERYDIQGQYWLTQTETSENLGVGTFMQHSRDYLNANVKSLKLMMQHRAGKHKIEGAVTYKLENIKENSAEYEYRDSAGYNVPHTGRDLKMIYSLRARNELKAKRFESYLQDTWNFQTRDSVPTLFTLNYGVRFAHWDFNGESLFSPRASLTITPGRNRNLSFRIAGGIYYQAPFYKELRDTSIVNGVTYATLNQKIRAQQSIHALAGMTYRFEMLGRPFKFTAEAYYKALSRLVPYSVDNVKVTYYGENTATGHATGLDLKLFGEFVPGADSWLTLSVMNTSMKLNGKSIPLPTDQRYALNLYFTDFFPGTTRWRMSLKLAYADGLPFSAPHQELENNTFRAPAYKRADIGMSYRLLDNNDGHRNTIFKNIWLGLDCLNLFGINNVNSYYWVTDIAGQQYAVPNYLTGRQINGRVTVEF; from the coding sequence ATGAAACGTAAGAATATTCAGAAATACATATTACTTCTATTGTTCATGCTGACAGCCCAGTTAGCATTTGCACAATCGTTCACCCTTCAAGGTAAGGTTTCCGACAAGGATGGCAACCCTATTGAATTGGCTTCTGTCATGGTGGTTACGCAAGGAAAACTGTCGATGACTAACCTAAAGGGCGAGTTCAATATGCAATTGCAGAGTGAAGACTCTGTGAAGGTGCGCTTTTCAATGATCGGCTATAAGACCAAGACGAGGGTTCTTGTGCGCCCAAAGGGAAAGCAGACACTGCTCATTCAGTTAGCTGACGACAACGCATTGGAGGAGGTTGTAGTGCAAGGTAAAGCCAAACAGCACGGAACAACAGAAGAATTGGATATTCAAAAAACCAAACAAGGACCATCGACTTCGGGCAATGCTGTCGAAGAAATGGTACAGACTCAGGCGGGTGTTTCAACCCACTCGGAGCTATCTTCACAATATAACGTTCGTGGTGGTACGTTCGATGAGAACTCTGTCTATATCAATAACATAGAAGTATTCCGCCCCTTCCTTGTGCGAAGCGGACAGCAAGAGGGTCTTTCGATTATCAATCCTGACATGGTTGAGGGCGTTGGTTTCTCAACCGGTGGATTCGAAGCGAAATATGGTGACAAGATGAGTTCGGCTTTGGACATCACCTATAAGCGTCCAAAGAAGACGGAAGCATCCATCTCAGCCTCTCTCTTAGGTGCCAGTGCCTACCTCGGATTAGCTACGAAGAAGTTGACATGGACCAATGGCGTGCGCTATAAAACCAATCGTTACCTCCTTGGTTCACTCCAAACAAAGGGCGAATATCGTCCGTCATTCCTTGATTATCAGACTTATCTCTCATGGCAACCCAACAAACGTTGGCAGGTAGATTTCATCGGTAACATCTCTGAAAACCGCTATAACTTCGAGCCAGAAGACCGTGAGACAAACTTCGGAACGCTGCAGAACGTGAAGAAGTTCCGTGTCTACTTCGATGGACAGGAGAAAGATCTCTTCCGTACCTTCTTCGGTTCGTTGGCTATCACACGCCATTTGAGTTCACGCACAGACCTCTCCCTCCTCGCATCGGCTTTCACAACGAAGGAGCAGGAGCGTTATGACATTCAAGGACAGTACTGGCTGACACAGACTGAGACGTCTGAAAACCTCGGTGTGGGTACGTTTATGCAACATTCTCGCGACTATCTCAACGCTAACGTGAAGAGTTTGAAGTTGATGATGCAGCATCGTGCTGGCAAACATAAGATTGAGGGTGCTGTGACCTATAAGCTTGAGAATATCAAGGAGAACTCTGCTGAATACGAATATCGTGATTCTGCGGGTTATAACGTGCCTCACACAGGGCGTGACTTGAAGATGATTTACTCGCTCCGTGCCCGCAATGAACTCAAGGCGAAACGCTTTGAAAGCTATTTGCAGGACACATGGAACTTCCAGACTCGTGACTCTGTGCCAACGCTTTTCACACTGAATTATGGCGTACGCTTCGCGCATTGGGACTTCAACGGTGAGAGCCTATTCTCCCCACGTGCATCGCTGACGATCACACCGGGCAGAAACCGCAACCTTAGTTTCCGCATCGCAGGTGGTATCTACTATCAGGCACCCTTCTATAAGGAGCTTCGCGACACGTCAATCGTCAATGGTGTCACCTATGCAACGCTCAATCAAAAGATTCGTGCACAGCAGTCTATCCACGCATTGGCAGGCATGACCTACCGCTTTGAGATGTTAGGTCGTCCGTTTAAGTTTACTGCGGAGGCTTATTACAAGGCTCTCTCACGCCTCGTTCCATACTCTGTTGACAATGTAAAGGTGACCTACTATGGTGAGAACACAGCCACAGGACACGCAACGGGTCTCGACCTTAAACTCTTCGGTGAGTTCGTTCCGGGTGCTGACTCATGGCTGACGCTGAGTGTGATGAACACGAGTATGAAGTTGAATGGTAAGAGTATTCCGCTCCCAACCGACCAGCGTTATGCGCTCAACCTCTATTTCACGGACTTCTTCCCCGGCACAACACGTTGGCGTATGTCGCTGAAGTTGGCATACGCAGACGGTTTGCCTTTCTCTGCTCCACATCAGGAATTAGAGAATAACACCTTCCGAGCACCCGCTTACAAGCGTGCCGACATCGGTATGAGCTACCGCCTATTAGACAACAATGACGGTCATCGCAATACTATCTTTAAGAACATCTGGCTCGGTCTTGACTGTTTAAACCTCTTTGGTATCAACAACGTCAACTCTTATTATTGGGTGACAGACATCGCCGGACAGCAGTATGCCGTTCCAAACTATCTCACTGGCCGACAAATTAATGGTAGGGTGACGGTGGAGTTTTAG